In Streptomyces sp. RFCAC02, the following proteins share a genomic window:
- a CDS encoding SAM-dependent methyltransferase — MEGPTGSPPGIDLSLPSVSRMHDFYLGGSHNFEADRAAARHAMAAFPALPKLAQANRAFMRRAVRYALAEGVTQFLDIGSGITAHGTVHEAARATCPDARVLYVDHDPVAVAHSRELVADDDRTAVIAADIRDPGAILASPEARRLIHPDRPTALLLVGLLHFLPDTDRPGEKVAELRDALAPGSLLVLSHATTEAGHATHEEGARLSEVYGRGGMSFVLRGRRATARFFDGFELVEPGLVPPPAWRPDGPADEDDLIVCAGFAGVGRKA, encoded by the coding sequence ATGGAAGGACCCACCGGGTCGCCGCCGGGAATCGACCTGTCCCTGCCGAGCGTCTCCCGCATGCACGACTTCTACCTCGGCGGCTCGCACAACTTCGAGGCCGACCGCGCCGCCGCCCGCCATGCGATGGCCGCCTTCCCCGCCCTGCCGAAGCTCGCCCAGGCCAACCGCGCGTTCATGCGCCGCGCCGTCCGGTACGCGCTCGCCGAGGGCGTCACCCAGTTCCTCGACATAGGCTCCGGCATCACCGCCCACGGCACGGTGCACGAGGCGGCCCGCGCGACGTGTCCCGACGCCCGCGTCCTGTACGTGGACCACGACCCGGTGGCCGTCGCGCACAGCCGGGAGCTCGTCGCCGACGACGACCGCACCGCCGTCATCGCCGCCGACATCCGCGACCCTGGCGCCATACTCGCCAGTCCGGAGGCCCGCCGCCTCATCCACCCGGACCGGCCCACCGCCCTGCTGCTCGTCGGCCTCCTGCACTTCCTGCCCGACACCGACCGCCCCGGGGAGAAGGTGGCCGAGCTCCGCGACGCCCTCGCCCCCGGCAGCCTCCTCGTCCTCAGCCACGCGACGACCGAGGCCGGCCACGCGACGCACGAGGAGGGCGCCCGGCTCAGCGAGGTGTACGGACGCGGCGGCATGTCCTTCGTGCTGCGCGGCAGGCGCGCGACAGCGCGGTTCTTCGACGGTTTCGAGCTGGTCGAACCCGGCCTCGTCCCGCCGCCCGCGTGGCGGCCCGACGGACCGGCCGACGAGGACGATCTCATCGTCTGCGCCGGGTTCGCGGGAGTGGGGCGCAAGGCGTGA